A stretch of Desulfitobacterium dichloroeliminans LMG P-21439 DNA encodes these proteins:
- a CDS encoding manganese efflux pump MntP family protein: MNLAWILALSVALGADAFSLALAIGLVGVGKRMTLRLSLMVAVFHVFMPLGGLLLGQTLGMFLGHLAKGIGALVLLWLGGRMVFHVWRPEPECIPLSRARLALHQQQLPTGVCLSGVGLYALAASVSLDALSVGFSLGTVDSGVGITVLVMGTVAGLMMGSGLVLGRYVGSWLGKRAEAMGGLVLVIIGIRMLLG; this comes from the coding sequence TTGAATCTTGCCTGGATCTTAGCACTTTCTGTGGCTTTAGGAGCGGACGCCTTTAGTTTGGCCTTAGCCATCGGCTTAGTAGGTGTAGGGAAACGTATGACTCTTCGTCTTTCCTTGATGGTAGCAGTCTTTCATGTGTTCATGCCTTTAGGAGGTCTGCTCTTGGGTCAAACTCTGGGGATGTTTCTGGGGCATTTAGCGAAAGGAATTGGCGCACTTGTCCTGTTATGGTTGGGAGGAAGGATGGTATTCCATGTCTGGAGGCCGGAGCCGGAGTGTATTCCTCTTTCTAGAGCAAGACTGGCTCTACATCAGCAACAATTGCCCACGGGGGTATGCTTAAGCGGGGTAGGGTTATATGCCTTAGCTGCCAGTGTGAGTTTAGACGCCCTCAGTGTTGGATTTTCTTTAGGGACAGTGGATAGCGGGGTTGGAATTACTGTATTGGTGATGGGAACGGTCGCCGGATTGATGATGGGCAGCGGCTTAGTGCTTGGTCGTTATGTAGGTTCTTGGTTAGGAAAACGAGCAGAGGCCATGGGAGGTCTTGTGCTCGTCATTATTGGGATAAGGATGTTATTGGGATAG